The Gigantopelta aegis isolate Gae_Host chromosome 3, Gae_host_genome, whole genome shotgun sequence genome segment TGGTACGAAAATCATtcacaaacttatgtgagaactgCTTCgtcgattcacacagtttgtggataAACAAATGACATGCAATACTTAAATGAATACAATAATATGTATCCTTAAATCATAATCCCAAGTTTATATTTACGTCATTCCATCTAAATTAGTATTAAAGGTTATAAGGTTGGTCATGTTTTCAACTGTTGTTGATCACGTCGGTGTTACTGCGTTAATATATATTGCATCAGGTGAAAAAATATGCTTTAACAAACAACTTTCCATGTCATAAATATTTCAGAGTGCCCTGATGGTCAATACGGAAAAGCTTGTGGAAAATCGTGTGCGGACCGGAAATGTCTGGATAGCTCCAGTTCCTGTGATCACGTGACTGGAGAGTGTGACAGCGGCTGTCAACGAGGATATCAGTCTGTTGATTGTACCGAGCGTatgtagtttgttttgatttaccTTCCCATGGTGTGTACTTCAATAAACATTCAAAGTAAACACCACATTCAGAAAGTAACTATCCCTCACAGAAACATTGGCTCgagccctatgtattatagtaatacacttgataagaaagaaatgtgttatttaatgacgcactcaacacattttatttacgtttgtatggttaaggaccacacagatattgagagaggaaaccctctgtcgccacttcttttcgatcagcagcaaggaatcttttatatgcacaatctcacatacatggtagtacataccacggcctttgatataccagttgtggtgcactggctggaacgagaaatagcccaatgggcccaccgacggggatcgatcccacgccgaccgcgcatcgagcgagcgtctgtcttaccactgggctacatcccgtcccatACACTTGATAATGTCCACTAGAACAGATCACAAATTAACTAATCGAGATCGAgagctagtggatttgtcgaacccGGCCACCGTCCGATAtcaatatgaaatatataacaAACGTTCGTAGTTTAAGTCTGCGGCAATGTTCATATGAGCAAtgctaataaataatataagtgttaattttaaagtttagttaGGTGTgataagaaacatatttttatcatCACAGATTTTCAATCCAGTAAAATCTGCTTATATATAGTGACGTCTGTTGAGTAGACATTTGTCTTAAGAGATAACTTCTTTATACTAGTCATCTAGATAATAGCTCTAATGAATTTGCGTTATTCGCATATAACACGTTTAAATATGCTAATACATGAaagttgtgtttttgtgttattCAGTTTGTTCTGTTGGAACATATGGCTACAACTGCAACGCGTCATGTGATGATCGACACTGCAGTGGTAATCAAGACTGTGACAGATTTTTTGGTAACTGTACTCAGGGCTGTGTGAGTGGCTGGGAATTGACAGACTGCGCAGTTGGTATGTTTCTATTACGTTATATCTTAAATGTGATAACCTAGCTTTGCAGATATCTTCATATGTTTATTTAGAATACTGTAATATCATTGATTAACCAGTAATTGCAATATCAGACTATATTTCATTGCATTAATATAGTAATTGCAtatatcagatatatatatatatatatatatatatatatatatatatatatatatatatatatattgtcttcctattaaatttaaatatatggTATGATATTGAAATAACTGGGTTACTTCGTTTTATGTCTTGTTTACAGATAACCAATATCCAGAAACAGAAACATACACGTGGCGTGTTACGTTTACCGTATATTTCTCTATACTTCATTTATAATAGCCCAGAACAAATCAGTTGTGTGTATAGACCACTCACTCGAGTAGCCATTTACTTGTGTGCCCTTTTGTATGCATACATGCTTGATCTACTCTCGCTCAATATATGCTCAGATGATGTTCTCACACATggatgtgcgtgcgtgcatatatgtatttgtgtccTTATGAatatgtgttatatatttattatatgtacaacgGTGATTTAGGGTTCTAATTGTGGCTGCTATTTGTGATCTAGCACAATACAACAATACCTGGATTAAGAATAATTGTATCTGAAACAAATTCTTTGAACGTGTGGCACCACCATTATTTACGCTGTGTTTATTATAGAATGTTTTGATGGCACGTACGGTCCTGAGTGTAAATCCAACTGTAGTGAAAGACACTGCAAAGGAGACATCAAGTCATGTGATACACAAACTGGAACGTGTCTTAATGGTTGTCAGTCAGGATGGAAGAGTACAAGTTGTACCGTAGgttagtaaaataaaaattagttaaatacaatattggatttgttattttatttgtttgttgtaaaTAGGCAATCATATTTGTatggattaaaataaatacttgtcACTATAACAAACAGACTTGGTGCGTGTTGTTGGTCTCTTCAGAGATAATACAACACAGCCAATGCTAATTTATGTTTACTCCTGACGAAACACTACATATATATCTCtagaacaacaaaacaaaacaataacaaaacaaaaacaacaacaacaacaacaacaaaaactacgaacaacaaaaaaaaaaaaactagaaaaagcaaaccaaaaaaaaaaaaagcagaacaacaacaaaaacgaaaccccccaaaaacacacaataaaaaacaaaccaaaaacaaaaacaagaacaaacccacgacccccccccccccaaaaaacaacaacaaaacaaacaaagaaacaaaaaaaaaacaacaacaccaaaaaaacccaccaccaacaacacaaATCCCAACCCAACTACAACCAAATGACTATTGTTCATTTTCCTCATGGTTTGTTTAGCATGTGACACTGGTACATATGGCCCAGACTGTCGGTTACCATGCTCACAGAGACATTGTCAGGACGAAGCTGCCAGTTGTGACCATGTTACTGGTTCCTGTGGAGGTCCATGCAAGGGTGACTGGAAGGACATAGACTGTACAGGTAAGAATTCCATACACGGTGTCGACTTCAATACAGTAATGTAATTAACAAATATCTTCAAAATATTCCattcaaaatattgtattacacaGTGTGAAAAGATATTTAGACACAGTCGTCATAGTGTTaggcaattttataatttagcAAAATATACCTGTAAAGACGTATGCACATAGAAGTATAGACTTGTAACATGTTGAATTCAATATATGAAATGCTCTGCTATGACTTTCGACAAAGGAGATTTTCTAATACCGAGGTGTCCagtgtctatctgtctgtccgcCAATTTTTCCTCTGAAAGCAATATCTGAAACGTGGTACAATGATTCTCTGGTTATATGACTGCATTGCCCTATTTTTTATTGGTAATGCATGTCTGGCCATCTGACCTCGTCAACACTGGGTTAAAGTTTGGTGAAAGTTCATATATTATTTGACCATAGTTCGACTTCTGATTTATCCCCTATTTTTACAGACGTCATTCTACTATTTGTTGGGAATATTTTGTCATGGCTGTTTCTGAAGACGTAGTCTCTAAACGACATATCCACGAATGTGACGCAAGGGCAAGGCCATATAGACATTGGTTAAACTTAATGTATGGTTGTAGGTTTTCTAATTTCATTTAACTTTGAATTATTTAATTGATGACTTGCAGTATAATCTCAGGACTAGGTTACGGTCATTTAGAACTTTGTTAACATTTCGTTCAATATTTCTAATTAACTTTATCTCATGAATTCTTTAATAAATGGCTTTCATATTTGTATGAGTGTTCACCAGGTGAGTTTATCATCTGCATCCCAACCCATGATATCAAGTCCATTTGGGACTTCGTTGAAGTTTTTGAAATTaagtccaaaatattttaacgatTGGATTTTATATTTGGTATATTTGTTCAacagatgtttgttttttccagcAGCACATAAATATGGTGTCAAGACAAGGTCAATGCCATTtggaacaataaaatatgtcttcaaTATCGTTTTAAGATATGATTGTTACCAAGGATGGCTTTTACTATTGTTATGAACAGTCAGTAAGCAAGTCTTTCACAAGTGCATTTATTCCAATTATCTCTGTCCGGTGCTACTCCTGGTTTAGTAGACTAGtctgatttaattttattttgatgtataatttgtatattCCCAACGGCGCGTACAGAGTGTTACTCTTACATTTCACTATCAGTGCACCTGCTTGTGGATGTAGGCAATCATGACTAAAACATTCttacagttttgtcattcaaattTGCTTTGACATAAACGTAGCAAAACGTCTTAGAAAATATCTACGGTAAAGATTCCAAAACGTTATATAAATGATGACTCGCTTATATAATCTCAGGATCAATTTTAACGTCCTTTGGCCACAAAACAATGATTAACATTTCGTTCAATATTTCTAATTACCTTTATCTCTTGATctttaataaatttcatatttGGTTGAGTGGCCAGAAAGCATCTTTTAATGCAGTATATCAATCCATTTGGGACTTATTGAAATTTTTGAAATTAAGCCAAAATAGTTTAACGATGGATTTTATATTTGGTatatcgaaccaccttggtttTTTTCCATCCAGCAGCACATAAATATGGTGTCAAGACAAGGTCAATGCCATTTggaacagtgcaccacaaaaaACTGTCGACAACGTCTTCAATATCTTTCAATGTCTTATTTATGATTGTTTCCAAGGATGCTTTTACTATTGTTATGATTAGTCAGTAAGTCTTTCTTTCACaactgtatttattccaattaCCTCTTTTGCGGTGCTGGTCCTCGTTTAGTAAAACTAGTCTGATTGAAAATTTAACTTGATGTATCTTTTCCATATTCCCAACTTGGTACAAAGTGTTGTCTGGTTTAACTTTCACTAATACACTACCTGCTTGTGGATGAGGGTAAGCTATAAACGTTTTccactctgccttgtgcagtaataagattttgattttgaatacagttttgtcattcaaattTGCTTTGACATAAACGCAGCAAAACGTCTTAGAAAATATCTACCAGAGATTCCAAACGCTTATTGAAAAACAATGATGACATCGTTATATCACATCCTTCTTGATCAATGTCTGATTTCCTTTGGCAAGGAGAGCAATGATGACATCGTTATTTACACATCCTTTGTTGTTCCGTCTGAACTGCTCGAATCTTAATTCAGAGAAatgtataaatttaaataactaGAAGACAATTGATAACTTAATTTCGAGAAATACACATCTGCTATAATTGAGTGTCAATCAAAAGTATACGAATAGCATTAAAttagatataaaacatttaattatgtaaaaactaataaaaccaAACCCAGTGagtaaaaacacaatacaatacaaatatgaaggtaagtatattttaaaaacgtgtATAAACATTCACTGATCCAATATGTTGTGCAAAACATAGGTGGGCATACTTCAGTCATATAGTAATGGAGGTCTACATGAGTTCCAGAAATGAGGTTGATGAATAAAGCTGAATAACGATATTCTAGACGTTTTGGTTGATTTTTGTTTGCCCAAGTGTTATGTATTTTCTGCTGACTCATTACCGGATAAATTGGTTTCTGAAAAGATGCCGACAGGAAAACACTTCTGAGGAACAAGAGAATCAGTTATGGTAGGGTGTATTTCATCATGTAAATGCAGACCCTCTTAAATCTGCCACTATTGACCCATACTAGCATGgatttaaaaactatattttaatagTTGTTAGGAGTGGCCCATACTCTAATACTCTATTGGAATGTACTCCTGGATGCTAACAAATGCTCTAGGTTTAAATATGCTTTACATGTACACTATTGGTCAAAACATAGACCTGATAAGtaaataataacatgttaatGTGCTTAGGTGTTCACCTTTAGTagattgttattgtttattccTGTTTGAGGGCTAATTTATAGGGATatgaaacaacaaaaatctTAAGCTTAGTAATATCCAATGTGACACTTGATAAACAAGACATAactagccatatatatatatatatatatatatatatatatatatatatatatatatatacagtcaaacctgccttatgcggtcacacaagggagtagataaaagtgtccgcttaagacaggtggccgctgagtacaggttgccacatatatagtcgttaaaacatttgttgttacttcttgttttaccatctgtactgctaatcaacggataCGTGcctcacagttgactataaatcaacttttgacagaaataatgcaaatagaatgtattaaattaaccgttctgaacaagttttttctttctttttccatttaattatttaattcctacttcatacggtgtattgtcataataagtgaatctacaaatgtcaagcgtagcatgcccagaggcaattagatgcatgccAGAGTCGTATCTCTTatttgatacacagtggagatgtcgggactgaatgggtactagtattcctgaaggtgtgaagatcagttatttgctgcaccttatcgctgttagAAATGAGAAATTGTTTAACGGGCACATTCAGGACAAGAGTTATCGCTgctgttaaaatatcccttttatacaatagtaaaactttactgtggccgctcaATACAGGTAATTTAGCCATTTGGGATCccatttaggtggccgctggccgcgttagacaggtgaccgcttattacaggtgcactTACATTataaaccaaatatattttgGGAGAAAAAAAGTGTCCACTAATACATCAGagcaggtggccgctaggacattCACTCATCAAATATAATGaggtatatgatatatatatatatatatatatatgtgtgtgtgtgtgtgttgtgtgtgtgtgtgtgtgtgtgtgtgtgtgtgtgtgtgtttcttttattttttaaacaagtgTGAATGTATAATTCCAAAAGGATGCCGACAGGAAGAACACTTCTGAGTCCACATGCATCAGTTATGGTAAATGGAAGTTGAACATTAGTCTCGAATGCACTTCAAATGAAGTGGGAAATCAATTTCGTAGTGAtcaagatggggggggggggggggggggggattgtggCGTCCAACGCCTGGGACGGTATTCGTCAATCACAGTTTGAAGATtccaaaataacaataattttctATATTCCGTTTGTGTCAAAAGGAAACCTATGAACtagcataccattattaaccgggttaatgcACTAAATTAATACATGGGTTTATTACATGGATATCAAAGGTAagttatatgataatatgtTTTCTTTAAGTTTTAACGTTActcactatatacatgtagttgtatgCCAGTTCATTGGTTTTCTGATGGCGGAAACACATTTTACCTTTATCATGTGACCGTAAGAATACTAGCAGAATTTTATCACCTTGCTTTAAACGGCCACTGTATAATTGGTTAATacaaacagtggttgcaggatacaATTGGATAACCTGgggatatatttgttttacagccCAAGCTGTCACTTCCAACTGTGATTCCACCACCATTGCCCTTTCCGTTGTGGCAGGTGTTCTGTTTGTATTGTTGGTCATAGTGACGAGTCTTTTCATCTGGTAAGTAGATCATCATTTTATGTcttgatattttttgtttttgttttgatatttcaCTATTCATTGTACAATGAGCACAacgatattattttaaatatttatacagttGCATAATCATTAAACCACAcactaatagttgatattaacattaatatttcaggttctccTACGTGTTTTtgaagtgtgtatatatatatatatatatatatatatatatatattcattaagaATGTCATATTGTGATATGCCtaacaaatattatttcccAATAAGTTCGTTTCgacaatttataaatttatattattgcaaAATCCAGTAAGGGTGACGAACACGTCATGCTTGATGTCAGAGTTTGGATTTGAACTGCATCTCCATATTGGTAAAGAACTGGCAGCTATTTTAATGGATAAGAGATGAATACTTTCAAAGTAGGCCTACTTTATATTTTTCGGCAAGGATTTTGAAGACAGAACTGTTTATGCAGAGTGTATTACACATTACAACATAGTTGatagtttaaatttaattatggaaatattatatGTGGTATCAATTAATGTgcaattatttacaatatacatatgtacaaatTTATAGTCAAATATGACTCTTGCAACGCTGAGAATGAACCGTTAATTTTGAGGTTAGCAATTAaatcttaaaatattataacacacacacacacacacacacacacacacacacacacacacacacacacacacacacacacacacacacacacatacatacatatatatatatatatatatatatatatatatatatatatatatatatatatatatatatatatatatatataatgaattgtaGGCACCTCAAAGGTCATAGAGTGAAGTCGGACTCGTATCAGCAAGAGATGAGAAAAATAAACACGAACCCACCCAGCCAACCTACAGACCCCAGCGCTGTAGAATATGAAATCGTCGATAGACAAGATGGCGGCCACAACAGTCCCAGAGCTTTCAGTTCTCAACAAGTCGACACGCCCCGTTCAGCCAATTATGGCAATTCTCCGACGTCACGTGATCAAATTGATGCCCAGCCGAGACATTCTGACAGTGGGGGTGGCTATGTTAATACAGGACAAACGAATGAATACGAAAAGCTTGATTTATCCAACCCACCGCAGAATGACTATGACAGGATAACTGGTGTCTAGACAACTGGGAATGAAAACCCTGTTCATAAGCTCGAGATTACCGAGTAATACGacaacatttattacattagcAGAAGGGGCTGTAGGATATTTTGTGTTTAGGTAGGAgtaattattatgattttgaataatatatgtattttgagtCATATTTGCGATTTGTGTTTTTGTCTAAGTTATTTctttttgaaattttattatttgtaattgtatatgatgtgtatatatttggttttataatatatttagtagACAGTATATCCTGCTGCATTTATTACAGGATGTCGTTATAGTTATCGTGTTGTCACTGAATAAAAGATGATCCCTGTACTCAGTTCTTGTTTTCTATAAACCCTGGAGCTGACTGTTAAAGTAGCATTACCATATcgattataaatataattctgAACCACTCTGAATCAAAGCTGAGCATCGCCCTGTTAAAGTAGCATTACCATATcgattataaatataattttgaaccaCTCTGAACCAAAGATGAGCATTGCCCTGTTAAAGTAGCATTACCATATcgattataaatataattctgAACAATGTTAAATGATATTAACATACTGCAGTAGCATAAAAGGAagtatgtaatatatagtaaggtatattagctgtggggaatggttatatgataatagtgaattaattgggcaaacattacaaccggtagtacagtattacagtaggttttatgaccaccaaagatcttgaaggacgattggggtcagaagtgaaatttaaaagttgacattttttttattagtaaattgcaacttcaaacaataaaaatgactaaaaacaaaacaatatcaactgtatgatcaacagaatgaaaaacattgacagaaataatgctccacagtgattaatcgaccttcattgtcaaaatcgagaatgataccccacgcacgtgtacgagGCAACTGCgcgatgcacgtgcaaactatggaatgtgtctcggtgtgttgataaacagacctgaacgttctttactaagatgtctgtggtcaaagcGTATgctctgaaagaaagaaagaaatgctttatttaacgacgtactcaacacattttagttacggttatatggcgtcagacatatggttgaggaccacacatattttgagaggaaacccgctgtcgccacttaatgggctgctctttccgattagcagcaagggatcttttatttgcgcttcccacaggcaggatagcacaagtcatggcctttgttgaaccagttatggatcactggtcggtgcaagtggtttgcacctacccattgagccttg includes the following:
- the LOC121368733 gene encoding multiple epidermal growth factor-like domains protein 10, encoding MDAILNCGLMQECPDGQYGKACGKSCADRKCLDSSSSCDHVTGECDSGCQRGYQSVDCTELCSVGTYGYNCNASCDDRHCSGNQDCDRFFGNCTQGCVSGWELTDCAVECFDGTYGPECKSNCSERHCKGDIKSCDTQTGTCLNGCQSGWKSTSCTVACDTGTYGPDCRLPCSQRHCQDEAASCDHVTGSCGGPCKGDWKDIDCTAQAVTSNCDSTTIALSVVAGVLFVLLVIVTSLFIWHLKGHRVKSDSYQQEMRKINTNPPSQPTDPSAVEYEIVDRQDGGHNSPRAFSSQQVDTPRSANYGNSPTSRDQIDAQPRHSDSGGGYVNTGQTNEYEKLDLSNPPQNDYDRITGV